The segment ACTGACCTCGCCGGAAGGCGTTTCGATCCGCCTCTCGCCGCAGGGACGCTTCGCCACCAATGATTCACAAACGCTGATTAAGTGGCTGGGTGCAGGCTCCGGGATTGCCTGGGTGCCGTTGATGTGGGTGATTGATGAGATTAACGCCGGTAAAGTGGACATCCTTTTTCCGCACTATCAGTCGGTGCCACGACCGGTTTATGCGGTCTATACCCAGAAGGATAAGCTACCGCTTAAGGTTCAGCTCTGTATTGATTCTCTGACGGCCTATTTTGACCGGGTGGCGGATATTTATCAGGAGTTCAGAGGAGAGTAGGGAAATAAAAGACGCCGCCCTGGCAGGCGGCGTCATGCCGTCAGGCGGTACCACCTACGGTCAGTTTATCCAGCTTCAGGGTCGGCTGGCCAACGCCGACTGGCAGACTCTGCCCCTCTTTGCCGCAGACGCCAACGCCCTTATCCAGCGCCAGATCGTTGCCAACCATCGAAATCTGCTGCATCGCCTCAATGCCGGAGCCGATGAGCGTCGCCCCTTTCACGGCTTTAGTGACCTTGCCCTTCTCAATCAGATAGGCCTCTGAGGTTGAGAACACAAACTTGCCGGAGGTGATATCCACCTGCCCACCGCCAAAGTTTGGCGCATACAGGCCGTAATCCACGCTTTCGATAATTTCCTGCGGGGTGGATTTACCGTCCAGCATATAGGTATTGGTCATGCGCGGCATCGGCAGATGGGCATAGGACTCACGTCGCCCATTGCCGGTAGGTTTGACTCCCATCAGGCGCGCATTGAGCTTATCCTGCATATAGCCCTTGAGGATGCCGTTTTCGATCAGCACATTGTACTGCCCGGGTACGCCTTCATCATCCACGGCCAGCGAGCCGCGCAGCCCGTCAATGGTGCCATCATCAACGACGGTGCAAAGCTCTGATGCCACCATCTGGCCCATCTGACCGCTAAACACCGAGGTTCCCCGCCGGTTGAAGTCACCTTCAAGACCGTGACCCACCGCTTCGTGCAGCAGGACGCCCGGCCATCCCGCGCCCAGCACTACCGGGATGGTCCCGGCAGGTGCCGCTACGGCGTTAAGATTCACTAACGCCATCCGCACCGCTTCGCGCGCCCAGGCATCAGCACGAACTTCGCCCGATTCGTCAGCCAGGAAGAATTCGTAGCCGAAACGGCCGCCGCCGCCGCTCGAGCCGCGTTCGCGCTTACCGTTTTCTTCAACCTGAACGCTGACGGAGAGGCGAACCAGTGGCCGGACGTCGGTCGCAAGCGTTCCATCGGTTGCCGCCACCAGAATCAGTTCATAGACGCCGCTCAGGCTGGCGCTGACTTCCTGCACCCGCTTATCTGCCGCACGCGCGGTACTGTCAACGCGATGCAGCAGGGCGATTTTTTCTTCACGACTGAGGCTTTGGAGAGGATCAACCGCCGGATAAAGGGGGCGGTTCATTACCGCACCCAGCGTGCGAGAGATACCGTTGCCCTGCTCACGCACAATGCTGCGCGCGGCCATGGCGCTTTGCGTCAGGGCGTTTAGCGTGATCTGGTCGGCATAGGCAAACCCGGTTTTTTCGCCGCTGACCGCACGGACGCCGACGCCCTGGTCAATATTCCAGGAGCCATCCTTAATAATGCGGTCTTCCAGTACCCAGGATTCGTGAAAGCTGGACTGAAAATAGAGATCCGCATAGTCGAGCTTACGTTCAGAAAGCTGACCAAGCAGGGTAAAGAGATCCTGTTGATTAATATTATTCGCAGTTAGTAACTGCTCACTTACCAGATTCAGACTCATGTATTCTCGCTCTGTGTGGATGAGCCAGTAACCGCTGGCATCGCATTTCTATAGCCTGAGGCAATTCCCCGGTCACGTCAAATTCACTTCGCGCTGTTATCTCGCGGCTTTCGCAACACTTCGTCAATCTGTGGTTTATCAATCGGCCCGGAAATATGGTAGCGCAGCACCGATATCTTGTTCCAGAGCGGGCCCAGCACTTTACTGGCCGCAAATACCGCTGCTCCAATCACCGGGTTTACTGCAAAGGCTGTCGCTACGCCCACCGTAGCGGAGATTTCCGGCGTGACCACCGCTTCCATATCAATCTGACGTTTCACCAGATCCATTTTACCCTTCATGGCAATATCCGCCTCCAGCCCGTCAACCAGCAGGTTATCGGTATGCAGCGTGCCTTTATCAATCCAGGCGGTGCCGTTAATGGAGTCGTAGAAAAAGCCGCGATCGAAGGTATCGCTGAAATCAAGGCGC is part of the Erwinia sp. HDF1-3R genome and harbors:
- the tldD gene encoding metalloprotease TldD, which translates into the protein MSLNLVSEQLLTANNINQQDLFTLLGQLSERKLDYADLYFQSSFHESWVLEDRIIKDGSWNIDQGVGVRAVSGEKTGFAYADQITLNALTQSAMAARSIVREQGNGISRTLGAVMNRPLYPAVDPLQSLSREEKIALLHRVDSTARAADKRVQEVSASLSGVYELILVAATDGTLATDVRPLVRLSVSVQVEENGKRERGSSGGGGRFGYEFFLADESGEVRADAWAREAVRMALVNLNAVAAPAGTIPVVLGAGWPGVLLHEAVGHGLEGDFNRRGTSVFSGQMGQMVASELCTVVDDGTIDGLRGSLAVDDEGVPGQYNVLIENGILKGYMQDKLNARLMGVKPTGNGRRESYAHLPMPRMTNTYMLDGKSTPQEIIESVDYGLYAPNFGGGQVDITSGKFVFSTSEAYLIEKGKVTKAVKGATLIGSGIEAMQQISMVGNDLALDKGVGVCGKEGQSLPVGVGQPTLKLDKLTVGGTA